Below is a window of Desertifilum tharense IPPAS B-1220 DNA.
TCTGATTGCTGATGTACTTAACGGTCTGTCGATTCATCTTTCCAGGTGGAAGACTTTGCCTCCCTCCCCGGTTGATGCTTTTTATCACTCTAACTCCTCCTAATCGTAAAATACCTACACCTGTCAGGGTGGGGAGATGGGGGGAAGAAGGGAATTAGGAGTTGGGAGTTGGGGGTTGGGGAACAAGGGAATTGGGGGATAAGGGGATCGCGCCTTGAGTCTAACAAGATTGACATAGCGGATTTTGCGTTTACTTCCTGAAAAGAGTAAACAAGTTGAATGATTGCTGGCAAAATGGTCGATTCTTTACTTTTAAATCATCGCTATCGGATTATCCGCAGTTTAGGGGTGGGTGGCTTTGGTGAAACCTTCTTGGCAGAAGATACCCAAATGCCTTCAAAACGGCGATGTGCGATCAAGCAGCTCAAACCGATTTTAGATAACCCACAAGCCGATCGAATTGCTCGCCAACGATTTACCCGCGAAGCGACTGTATTAGAAAGACTTGGCGAACTCAACCCCCAAATCCCCCAACTCTATGCGTACTTTCAAGACAATGGATATTTCTACCTCGTTCAAGAATGGATTGAAGGCTTAACCCTCTCTCAACAGGTTTTGCTGAAAGGGATTTTTAGTGAAAATGCCGTTCGCAGAATCCTACTCAGCCTGTTAGCAGTTCTCCAACAAGTTCACAGCCAGCAGATCGTTCACCGCGATATCAAGCCGGATAATATCATCCTGCGGCAGTCAGATGGTCAACCTGTGTTAATTGACTTTGGCGCTGTTAAAGAAGCGATGGGAACGCACCTTTCTCCTCAAGGGCAGTATATACCCTCTATTGTTATTGGCACTCCTGGCTATATGCCTGCCGAACAAGCTCTCGGACGCCCAATTTATAGCAGCGACCTGTATAGTTTAGGCTTAACTGCCATTTATCTGCTGACTGGGAAAACCCCTCAACAGTTGTCTGTTCACCCGGCTACCCATCAAATCCAATGGCGAAGGGATGCTCCCCAGGTGAGCGCTGCTTTCGCATCAGTCTTAGATCGAGCGATTCAACCTGTAGGAAGCGATCGCTTTTACACGGCTTCTCAAATGCTTCAGGCGCTATTGCAGCAAAGTCTCGTTTCACTTGGATCGACGCGGGTAATTTCTCCCAGTAATAATGGGGGCGATCGCGTACAGCGAACTGTGAGTTCTGGATCGATCTCCCGTCTTCAGTTCCTCATCCCTCTGAGTATTGCAGCCAGCATTTGGGGTGGATTTTTCCTGCGAGGCATCATCTCAACACCTTTAACTCAGGTGAGTTCAACGCCTCTCACCGTTCAACCGGAAACCACAGATTCCTCAGAAAAACTGCCAGTCGCGACTTCTATCCCAACTGCGATCGCGCCAGAAACCGAAGTGCGCTATCCCATTTCTGAGATTGTACCGGACG
It encodes the following:
- a CDS encoding serine/threonine-protein kinase; its protein translation is MIAGKMVDSLLLNHRYRIIRSLGVGGFGETFLAEDTQMPSKRRCAIKQLKPILDNPQADRIARQRFTREATVLERLGELNPQIPQLYAYFQDNGYFYLVQEWIEGLTLSQQVLLKGIFSENAVRRILLSLLAVLQQVHSQQIVHRDIKPDNIILRQSDGQPVLIDFGAVKEAMGTHLSPQGQYIPSIVIGTPGYMPAEQALGRPIYSSDLYSLGLTAIYLLTGKTPQQLSVHPATHQIQWRRDAPQVSAAFASVLDRAIQPVGSDRFYTASQMLQALLQQSLVSLGSTRVISPSNNGGDRVQRTVSSGSISRLQFLIPLSIAASIWGGFFLRGIISTPLTQVSSTPLTVQPETTDSSEKLPVATSIPTAIAPETEVRYPISEIVPDVSSVAIAQPILEQTLDEIADRIFYQRYPQLQNRKIQPHETALIQEWHQIRQCEAIVDYHFYQKYPERQNRKIVRGEKDLHQ